A DNA window from Ammospiza nelsoni isolate bAmmNel1 chromosome 31, bAmmNel1.pri, whole genome shotgun sequence contains the following coding sequences:
- the LOC132085608 gene encoding zinc finger protein 239-like, producing MEEKEEPQRCSMRRGCKPSPGSCKKERPPMCQKGGARSSQSSELLEKPHKCLECGKGFSRNSHLLRHQMIHTGEQVEEPYKCGECEKTFRDSSNLIRHLRIHTGERPYECYLCKKSFRQSCSLMEHRRIHTGEKPYECLDCGKSFGWHSDLIRHRRTHTGERPYECSECGKRFRSKSHVLLHQRTHTDERPFRCPDCGKGFNRNSHLTLHRRTHTGERPYECGECGKSFSSSSGLTQHQRTHQ from the coding sequence atggaggagaaggaagagccCCAGAGATGCAGcatgaggaggggctgcaaacccagcccagggagctgcaagAAGGAAAGACCCCCTATGTGCCAGAAAGGTGGTGCGAGGtccagccagagctcagagctgttggagaagccccacaagtgcttggaatgtgggaagggcttcagccGGAACTCCCACCTGCTCCGgcaccagatgatccacaccGGAGAACAGGTGGAAGAACCCTACAAGTGTGGGGAATGTGAGAAAACCTTCAGAGACAGCTCCAACCTGATCCGGCACCtgaggatccacactggggaacggccctaTGAGTGTTATTTGTGTAAGAAAAGCttcagacagagctgcagcctgatGGAACACCggaggatccacactggggaaaagCCCTACGAGTGCTTGGACTGTGGGAAGAGCTTCGGGTGGCACTCCGACCTGATCCGGCACCGGAGGACCCACACTGGcgagaggccctacgagtgttccgagtgtgggaagaggtttcgGAGCAAGTCCCATGTCCTCCTGCATCAGCGCACTCACACAGACGAGAGGCCGTTCCGCTGCCCCGACTGCGGGAAGGGCTTCAACCGCAACTCCCACCTCACCCTGCACCGGCGCACCCACaccggggagaggccctacgagtgtggggagtgtgggaagagcttctccagcagctctggcttgACTCAGCACCAACGGACGCACCAGTAA